Proteins encoded by one window of Streptacidiphilus sp. PB12-B1b:
- a CDS encoding GlsB/YeaQ/YmgE family stress response membrane protein — MFQIIWIVIVGAILGFLAKLLLPGRQAIPIWLTVLCGMVGALLGNYISSVIGVRHTSGIDWIRHLLQVVGALVVVAAGSALYPQARSRN; from the coding sequence ATGTTCCAGATCATCTGGATCGTCATCGTCGGCGCGATTCTCGGCTTCCTGGCGAAGCTGCTGCTGCCGGGCAGGCAGGCCATCCCGATCTGGCTGACCGTGCTCTGCGGCATGGTCGGCGCGCTGCTCGGCAACTACATCAGCTCGGTCATCGGCGTCCGCCACACCAGCGGCATCGACTGGATCCGGCACCTGCTGCAGGTCGTCGGCGCGCTGGTGGTGGTGGCCGCGGGCTCCGCGCTCTACCCGCAGGCCAGGTCCAGGAACTGA
- a CDS encoding PP2C family protein-serine/threonine phosphatase, whose product MQQPSEDHDSGSAALAPSSSLRLRDDAALLQAPFRLRVLTPLTAMLLVVFFDLVSGPDTYLASLMSVVPPLAALTLYPLEVVLTSALGLIGLVGLSRYDGLDDSHDHRLFLGTLIAYAALTVAGAVISQLRVERSRHLVAVSTVAEAAQLALLRPPGPHVGGILLAARYVSAADSAQIGGDLYAVLDTPYGVRAVIGDVRGKGLGAVQAASVVLGAFREAAYDEPELVGVARRLESSVVRHVPSGEFTTALLVGLSCPETVELVHLGHVAPLRISPDGSVAVLYPPDPWVPLGLGAMAVGSPRPWTVPFGPGDVLLLCTDGVVEARSHEDGRFYPLEERAPALTAGSSADLEAAVARVYADLLRHTGGELRDDAVLLLLARDGEPAALEPGAD is encoded by the coding sequence GTGCAGCAGCCCTCCGAGGACCACGACAGCGGATCCGCCGCGCTCGCCCCCTCCTCGTCGCTGCGGCTGCGCGACGACGCGGCCCTGCTACAGGCCCCGTTCCGGCTGCGGGTGCTCACCCCGCTCACCGCGATGCTGCTGGTCGTCTTCTTCGACCTGGTCTCCGGTCCGGACACCTACCTGGCCTCGCTGATGTCGGTGGTGCCGCCGCTGGCCGCGCTCACCCTGTACCCGCTGGAGGTCGTGCTCACCAGCGCCCTGGGCCTGATCGGGCTGGTCGGGCTGAGCCGGTACGACGGCCTGGACGACTCGCACGACCACCGGCTGTTCCTGGGCACGCTGATCGCCTACGCGGCGCTGACCGTGGCCGGGGCCGTCATCTCCCAGCTGCGGGTGGAGCGCAGCCGGCACCTGGTCGCCGTCAGCACCGTCGCCGAGGCGGCCCAGTTGGCGCTGCTGCGCCCGCCCGGCCCGCACGTCGGCGGCATCCTGCTGGCCGCCCGCTACGTCTCCGCCGCCGACTCGGCGCAGATCGGCGGCGACCTCTACGCCGTCCTGGACACCCCGTACGGCGTACGGGCCGTCATCGGGGACGTCCGGGGCAAGGGACTGGGCGCGGTCCAGGCCGCGTCGGTGGTGCTGGGGGCGTTCCGCGAGGCCGCGTACGACGAGCCGGAGCTGGTCGGGGTGGCCCGGCGGCTGGAGAGCAGCGTGGTCCGCCACGTGCCCTCCGGGGAGTTCACCACCGCGCTGCTGGTCGGGCTCAGCTGCCCGGAGACGGTGGAGCTGGTCCACCTGGGCCATGTCGCGCCGCTGCGGATCTCCCCGGACGGCTCGGTGGCCGTGCTCTACCCGCCCGATCCGTGGGTGCCGCTCGGGCTGGGCGCTATGGCCGTGGGCTCGCCGCGCCCGTGGACGGTGCCGTTCGGCCCCGGCGACGTGCTGCTGCTGTGCACCGACGGGGTGGTGGAGGCGCGCAGCCACGAGGACGGCCGGTTCTACCCGCTGGAGGAGCGGGCGCCCGCGCTGACCGCCGGCAGCAGCGCGGATCTGGAGGCGGCCGTCGCCCGGGTCTACGCGGACCTGCTCCGGCACACCGGCGGCGAACTGCGCGACGACGCCGTCCTGCTGCTGCTGGCCCGCGACGGCGAGCCGGCGGCGCTGGAGCCGGGTGCGGACTGA
- a CDS encoding PrsW family intramembrane metalloprotease, protein MSSPATPPAPPARARYWATWFFGGLALWLATVVVTYRTGNSNLVPTIVLLGSFLVPASFVVWAHERYGADIGTDRITACFAAGGLMGVLGASLLEYYLLSDSVWVYAGVGLIEEAVKAWALVMLTRRIPASGLRHGLVLGATVGFGFAAFETAGYAFNAVLTEQGLSLRDLVSTEILRGVLAPVGHGLWTAILGGVLFRERRNNRFVLTPTVLLTYLGVSALHALWDSSHGIAAWIVSRVTEPGRNRPALDLGFLPHPTENQVWLFTVLSTTALALVAWVGLLWLLWLVRSARRAGHPTGPQPPYDPARPPTPPGWGGPPRRLPPPGR, encoded by the coding sequence ATGTCCAGCCCAGCCACGCCCCCGGCGCCGCCGGCCCGCGCCCGGTACTGGGCGACCTGGTTCTTCGGCGGCCTGGCCCTGTGGCTGGCCACCGTGGTGGTCACCTACCGGACCGGGAACAGCAACCTGGTGCCGACGATCGTGCTGCTGGGCAGCTTCCTGGTGCCGGCCAGCTTCGTCGTCTGGGCCCACGAGCGGTACGGCGCGGACATCGGCACCGACCGGATCACCGCCTGCTTCGCCGCCGGGGGGCTGATGGGGGTGCTCGGCGCGTCGCTGCTGGAGTACTACCTGCTCTCCGACTCCGTGTGGGTGTACGCCGGGGTGGGGCTGATCGAGGAGGCGGTGAAGGCGTGGGCGCTGGTCATGCTCACCCGGCGGATCCCGGCCTCCGGGCTGCGGCACGGCCTGGTGCTGGGCGCCACCGTGGGCTTCGGCTTCGCCGCGTTCGAGACGGCCGGCTACGCCTTCAACGCCGTCCTCACCGAGCAGGGGCTGTCGCTGCGGGACCTGGTCTCCACCGAGATCCTGCGCGGGGTGCTGGCACCGGTCGGGCACGGGCTGTGGACGGCCATCCTGGGCGGAGTGCTGTTCCGCGAGCGCCGGAACAACCGCTTCGTGCTCACCCCAACGGTGCTGCTCACCTACCTCGGGGTCTCCGCGCTGCACGCGCTGTGGGACAGCTCGCACGGGATCGCCGCCTGGATCGTCTCCCGGGTCACCGAGCCCGGCCGGAACCGACCGGCGCTGGACCTGGGCTTCCTGCCGCACCCGACCGAGAACCAGGTGTGGCTGTTCACCGTGCTCTCCACCACCGCGCTGGCGCTGGTGGCCTGGGTCGGGCTGCTGTGGCTGCTGTGGCTGGTCCGCAGCGCGCGCCGGGCCGGGCACCCGACCGGCCCGCAGCCGCCGTACGACCCCGCCCGGCCGCCCACGCCGCCCGGCTGGGGCGGCCCGCCGCGCCGCCTGCCGCCACCGGGCCGCTGA
- a CDS encoding heavy-metal-associated domain-containing protein, which produces MSTAVFTVSGMSCGHCEKSVSEELGALPGVTGVSADAKAGTVTVSSEHPLDDEAVRSAVDEAGYQLVSRA; this is translated from the coding sequence ATGTCCACTGCCGTATTCACCGTCTCCGGCATGAGCTGCGGCCACTGCGAGAAGTCGGTGAGCGAGGAGCTGGGCGCGCTGCCCGGCGTCACCGGCGTCAGCGCGGACGCCAAGGCGGGGACGGTCACCGTCTCCTCCGAGCACCCGCTGGACGACGAGGCGGTGCGCAGCGCCGTGGACGAGGCCGGCTACCAGCTGGTCAGCCGGGCCTGA
- a CDS encoding SGNH/GDSL hydrolase family protein codes for MSELPTHTADLTSYVALGDSFTEGLNDPDPDGGFTGWADRLARLLAERRPRTDDGRYDFRYANLAVRGRLLDQVVAEQVPQIERMQPDLVSFCAGGNDILRPGSDPDEVAERFEAAAAQLRASAGTVLICTGFDTRDTPVLRHLRGKIATYNAHLRAIADRNGLAVVDIWALRAMRDRRAWSEDRLHLSPEGHQRVALHAGRALGLDVADPDAPWPPQLAHTPAELRRENLHWAREYLLPWVGRRLRGESSGDHVEAKRPELLPL; via the coding sequence ATGTCCGAGCTGCCGACCCACACCGCCGACCTCACCTCTTACGTCGCCCTCGGGGACAGCTTCACCGAGGGCCTCAACGACCCCGACCCCGACGGCGGCTTCACCGGATGGGCCGACCGCCTGGCCCGCCTGCTGGCCGAGCGCCGCCCGCGCACCGACGACGGGCGCTACGACTTCCGCTACGCCAACCTCGCCGTGCGCGGCCGCCTGCTCGACCAGGTCGTCGCCGAGCAGGTCCCGCAGATCGAGCGGATGCAGCCCGACCTGGTCAGCTTCTGCGCCGGGGGCAACGACATCCTGCGCCCCGGCAGCGACCCGGACGAGGTCGCCGAGCGCTTCGAGGCGGCGGCGGCCCAGCTGCGCGCGTCCGCCGGCACGGTGCTGATCTGCACCGGCTTCGACACCCGGGACACCCCGGTGCTGCGCCACCTGCGCGGCAAGATCGCCACCTACAACGCCCACCTGCGGGCCATCGCCGACCGCAACGGCCTGGCCGTGGTGGACATCTGGGCGCTGCGGGCCATGCGCGACCGTCGGGCCTGGAGCGAGGACCGGCTGCACCTCTCCCCCGAGGGGCACCAGCGGGTCGCGCTGCACGCCGGGCGGGCGCTCGGGCTGGACGTCGCCGACCCGGACGCCCCCTGGCCGCCGCAGCTCGCACACACCCCGGCCGAGCTGCGCCGGGAGAACCTGCACTGGGCCCGCGAGTACCTGCTGCCCTGGGTCGGCCGCCGACTGCGCGGGGAGTCCTCCGGCGACCACGTCGAGGCCAAGCGCCCGGAGCTGCTGCCGCTGTAG